A stretch of Pirellulales bacterium DNA encodes these proteins:
- a CDS encoding ABC transporter permease produces the protein MRFIDLVIRNVVRRKVRSTLTGIGVAVAVATVVTLLGVSTGLQRSASDAYRRHGVDLMVVRAGTAQRTSGSLDARVADRLRELTGVADVTLSLTDVVSLGGGVRGVLVHGWPAECRMHDNLAISEGRRLTADDHGRVLLGSILAHNLNKRVGETLEIELNPFEVAGIFDSSNVFEGGSAVVLLDDLQKLMDQSGQVSEFLVALSSEEARGPDGLERLCGEIKDLRDGNDKPLGLTAMPTEEYAGNSFEVSLARAMAWATSTIALAIGCVGMLNTMAMSVLERTQEIGVLRAIGWRRSRIVRMVLSEACILSLAGAALGSLGAVVLARVLAALPAAQGALDGGTPPSIVALGFMAALVLGLAGGFFPAIRGANLRPTEALRYE, from the coding sequence ATGCGATTCATCGACCTCGTGATCCGCAACGTCGTTCGCCGCAAGGTGCGGTCGACGCTGACCGGCATCGGCGTGGCCGTGGCCGTGGCGACGGTCGTCACGCTCTTGGGCGTTTCGACGGGATTGCAACGTTCGGCCAGCGACGCGTACCGCCGCCACGGGGTCGACCTGATGGTGGTCCGGGCGGGCACCGCTCAGCGCACCAGCGGCAGCCTCGATGCGCGGGTCGCCGACCGTTTGCGTGAATTGACGGGAGTGGCCGATGTCACCCTCAGTCTGACCGACGTGGTCTCGCTGGGCGGCGGCGTCAGGGGGGTGCTTGTCCACGGCTGGCCGGCCGAGTGTCGCATGCACGACAACCTCGCGATCAGCGAGGGTCGCCGGCTGACGGCCGATGATCACGGCCGCGTACTGCTGGGCAGCATCTTGGCACACAATCTCAACAAGCGCGTCGGCGAGACCCTCGAGATCGAGTTGAATCCGTTCGAAGTGGCTGGTATCTTCGACAGCTCAAACGTTTTCGAAGGCGGCTCGGCCGTGGTCTTGCTCGACGATTTGCAGAAACTGATGGATCAAAGCGGCCAGGTGAGCGAGTTCCTCGTCGCGCTGAGCTCGGAAGAAGCTCGCGGCCCGGATGGCCTTGAGCGCCTGTGTGGAGAAATCAAAGATCTGCGCGATGGCAACGACAAGCCGCTGGGACTGACGGCGATGCCCACCGAGGAATACGCCGGCAACAGTTTCGAAGTGAGCCTGGCTCGTGCCATGGCCTGGGCCACGTCGACCATCGCCCTGGCGATCGGGTGTGTGGGGATGCTCAACACCATGGCCATGTCGGTGCTGGAACGCACTCAGGAGATCGGCGTGCTGCGTGCGATTGGCTGGCGGCGCTCGCGGATCGTGCGAATGGTCCTGTCGGAAGCGTGTATATTGAGTCTGGCCGGGGCGGCGCTGGGCAGCCTGGGAGCCGTCGTGCTGGCGCGAGTGCTGGCGGCGCTGCCCGCCGCCCAGGGCGCGCTCGATGGCGGGACGCCGCCGTCGATCGTGGCGCTGGGGTTCATGGCCGCGCTCGTGCTGGGGCTGGCCGGAGGTTTTTTTCCGGCTATTCGCGGGGCAAATCTGCGACCGACCGAGGCATTGCGTTATGAGTAG
- a CDS encoding ABC transporter ATP-binding protein, with product MSSADGNSAAHPVLLRADRVSRVYPDGVVTALVDVSLEIRRGEYLAIMGPSGSGKSTLLNLLGALDTPTAGEVFFDGQSLSRHPDLDRFRSEKLGFVFQSFNLLPTLTAVENVQIPMFEGRLSAAQRASKAVKLLESVDLARRAGHLPGQLSVGERQRVAIARALANEPALLLADEPTGNLDSHSGDDVLALFDRLHREQGMTLVVITHSREVADRAGRIVWIRDGRISTADAATSPGKGNVPCGS from the coding sequence ATGAGTAGCGCCGATGGAAACTCCGCCGCGCACCCGGTCCTGCTGCGAGCCGACCGCGTCAGCCGCGTTTACCCCGATGGGGTCGTGACGGCGCTGGTCGATGTATCGCTCGAAATCCGCCGCGGCGAGTACCTGGCCATCATGGGACCCAGCGGCAGCGGCAAGTCGACGCTGCTCAACCTGCTCGGGGCGCTCGACACGCCGACGGCGGGCGAGGTGTTTTTCGATGGCCAGTCGTTGTCGCGCCATCCCGACCTGGACCGTTTTCGCTCCGAGAAGCTCGGCTTCGTGTTCCAGTCGTTCAACCTTTTGCCCACGCTGACCGCGGTCGAGAACGTGCAAATCCCAATGTTCGAAGGACGCCTGTCCGCCGCCCAGCGTGCCAGCAAAGCCGTCAAGCTGCTGGAATCCGTCGATCTGGCACGACGCGCGGGCCACCTGCCCGGCCAGCTTTCCGTGGGAGAACGGCAGCGGGTGGCCATTGCCCGCGCGCTGGCCAACGAACCCGCGTTGCTCTTGGCCGACGAGCCGACAGGTAATCTCGACTCGCATTCGGGCGACGATGTCTTGGCGCTGTTCGACCGGCTGCACCGCGAGCAAGGGATGACACTGGTCGTGATCACGCACAGCCGCGAGGTGGCGGACCGCGCGGGGCGAATCGTCTGGATTCGCGACGGTCGCATCTCGACCGCCGACGCCGCGACGTCGCCGGGCAAGGGAAACGTGCCATGTGGTTCCTGA
- a CDS encoding ABC transporter permease has translation MWFLTFIGKNLWRRRTRSLLTIVGVALAIAAAVSLVGVAVGFERSYLEIYRSRGVDLVVQRSGRSEQLNSGLDESLGDAMRALPGVKDVIGGIVDVVSFEQHDLWYVLVNGWAADVRLFDDLKLLSGRRLRAGERGKVMLGKVLAANLGKDLGDTLELFGQEFKVAGVYESFNVYDNGAVIMLLDELQTLTDRPHQVTGFTVQADRESGHVDLADLRKRIEELQPGISALPTKEFIANVNQIKMARATSWVTSTIALVLGAIGVLNTMIMSVYERRREIGILRAVGWRPRRVVRMVLGESLSLTFGGAVAGSLAGVAITRLFSHLPVTSGIVQGNIAPGVIAQGFAIALVMGLAGAVYPAYWCTRLLPVEALRAK, from the coding sequence ATGTGGTTCCTGACCTTCATCGGTAAGAACCTCTGGCGGCGGCGCACCCGATCGCTACTGACGATCGTCGGCGTTGCCCTGGCGATCGCCGCGGCGGTGTCGCTGGTGGGCGTGGCCGTCGGCTTCGAGCGTTCGTACCTCGAAATCTACAGAAGCCGCGGCGTCGACCTGGTCGTGCAACGCTCGGGCCGGAGTGAGCAGCTCAACAGCGGGCTGGACGAGTCGCTGGGCGATGCGATGCGGGCCCTGCCCGGCGTCAAGGACGTCATCGGCGGAATCGTCGACGTCGTTTCCTTCGAGCAGCACGACTTGTGGTACGTGCTCGTCAACGGCTGGGCCGCCGACGTCCGCCTGTTCGACGACCTGAAATTACTCTCAGGCCGGCGCCTACGGGCCGGCGAACGGGGCAAGGTGATGCTGGGCAAGGTGCTGGCGGCAAACCTGGGCAAGGATCTGGGCGACACGCTGGAGCTCTTCGGTCAGGAATTCAAGGTGGCCGGCGTCTACGAAAGCTTCAACGTCTACGACAACGGTGCCGTGATCATGCTCTTGGACGAACTGCAAACGCTGACCGACAGGCCGCACCAGGTGACGGGCTTCACCGTGCAGGCCGATCGCGAGAGCGGCCACGTCGATTTGGCCGACCTGCGGAAGCGGATCGAGGAATTGCAGCCTGGGATCAGCGCCTTGCCGACCAAGGAGTTCATTGCCAACGTGAATCAGATCAAGATGGCCCGCGCCACCTCGTGGGTGACTTCGACCATTGCCCTGGTCCTGGGCGCGATCGGCGTTCTGAACACGATGATCATGTCGGTCTACGAGCGGCGTCGGGAGATCGGCATTCTCCGCGCCGTCGGTTGGCGGCCGCGCCGGGTGGTGCGGATGGTCCTGGGCGAATCGTTGTCGTTGACGTTTGGCGGGGCGGTGGCCGGCTCCTTGGCCGGCGTGGCGATCACGCGGCTTTTCAGCCATTTGCCGGTCACGTCAGGGATCGTCCAGGGAAACATCGCCCCGGGCGTCATCGCCCAGGGCTTCGCGATCGCGCTCGTCATGGGGTTGGCCGGGGCCGTCTATCCGGCCTATTGGTGTACGCGGCTGCTGCCCGTCGAGGCGCTTCGCGCCAAGTGA
- a CDS encoding S49 family peptidase — translation MRRTRNIERGVGVMWATLPLVVACLAAPACASKTHHVATRANVTSRAPPQLGEGPVVAMTVPRGADGGPSVAVIDVDGLLINADFTGLSSFGENPVSLFRERLDTAAADPCVRAVVVRINSPGGGVTATDIMWHDLRSFKARTRLPVVACLMDLGAGGAYYLATAADSIVAHPTTVTGGIGVILNVYNLEDAMAQFNLQGTPVKAGDNIDLATPIKPLAPEQRELLQTMCDEFHGRFCRVVREGRPEVDPDEPTTFDGRVFTARQALERKLIDEIGYLDDAVAMARQMAGVPQAHVVLYHRTNDRARSAYSITPNSPLQGGVIPMSMPGLDRARLPGFLYLWQPDPTLEKQVGH, via the coding sequence GTGCGAAGAACGCGAAACATCGAGCGGGGCGTTGGAGTGATGTGGGCGACACTGCCGCTGGTGGTCGCTTGCCTCGCGGCGCCCGCTTGCGCTTCGAAAACGCACCATGTCGCGACACGGGCAAACGTGACGTCCCGTGCGCCACCTCAACTGGGCGAGGGACCGGTCGTCGCCATGACGGTGCCCCGCGGCGCGGATGGCGGACCGAGCGTGGCTGTGATCGACGTCGACGGCTTGTTGATCAACGCCGATTTCACCGGGTTGTCGAGCTTCGGCGAAAACCCTGTTTCGCTGTTCCGCGAGCGGCTCGACACGGCCGCGGCCGACCCGTGTGTGCGTGCCGTGGTCGTGCGGATCAACAGTCCCGGAGGCGGCGTGACGGCGACCGACATCATGTGGCACGACCTGCGCAGCTTCAAGGCACGCACGCGGCTGCCCGTCGTGGCCTGCCTGATGGATCTGGGCGCGGGCGGAGCCTATTATTTGGCCACGGCCGCCGATTCCATCGTGGCCCACCCGACGACGGTGACCGGCGGGATTGGCGTGATCCTGAACGTCTACAACCTCGAAGACGCGATGGCGCAGTTCAATTTGCAGGGCACGCCCGTCAAGGCCGGCGACAACATCGACCTGGCGACACCAATCAAGCCGCTCGCGCCGGAACAGCGCGAGTTGCTGCAAACGATGTGCGACGAGTTCCACGGGCGTTTTTGCCGGGTGGTGCGTGAAGGACGGCCGGAGGTCGATCCGGACGAGCCGACGACGTTCGACGGCCGCGTTTTCACCGCGCGGCAAGCCCTGGAGCGGAAGCTGATCGACGAAATCGGTTACCTGGACGACGCGGTGGCAATGGCCAGGCAGATGGCCGGTGTGCCGCAGGCACACGTCGTGCTCTACCACCGCACCAACGACCGCGCCCGCTCGGCGTACTCGATCACGCCGAATTCGCCGCTGCAAGGAGGAGTGATCCCGATGAGCATGCCGGGACTGGACCGCGCGCGGCTGCCGGGCTTCTTGTACCTTTGGCAGCCCGATCCGACGCTGGAAAAACAGGTTGGCCACTAG